The Solibacillus sp. FSL R7-0668 genome includes the window TTTGATGGCGCAATTATTGGATTTTGAATTGAATTTTTATACAACAACACCAGAAAGTGAATTATCGAATACGGTTGTACCTGTGAATGAATTATTTGCTTCATTTGAATTTTCATTATGGAAAATTATCATCGTCTTTGCGCTTTATATTTTCCTGATAGGGCCTGTGCTTTATTATTACTTAAAACGCAAAGATAAACGCGAATATGCATGGTGGATTATTCCGACATTGGCGCTCGTTGTGTCTGTCGCATTGTTTTTAATCGGTGCGAAAGATCGTATTGTGCAGCCACAAATTCAGCAAATGGCGGTTGTAAAAATCAGTGACAATGCAGCGGAACAATACTTTGCACAAAGCCTATTATCGAACCGCAGCGGTGATTATGCATTTCATTTATCAAATGATATGAACGTTGCAAGCTATACAGGTTACTCAACAGGAACACGCGATTTTCCAAATGGTCGTTGGAGCTACGTAAAGCAGCAACAGGATGATAAACAATTAACAGTAAAAAATGTGCCGTATTGGGATGTTGAATCAATTGTCGGATCTGGCACAATCGATATCGGAAAGCTAGATATTCAGTTGGCCAACGAAAACGGCATCGTAACCGGCACAATTCGTAATGAGTTGACGACGGATTTAAACGATGTACAAATTTGGACGGGGCGCCAATTTATTGAGCTTGGTGCGATAAAGCAAGGCGAAATAATGCAAGTAAATGAAAAACTGCCATCGTCATTGCTAATCCCAAGTATGCTACCGGTGGAAACCTATTATGAAACGCCGACGCCAGCTCATATTGAGGAAGCGAGGAAGAAACGCTTAGTAGGCTTGGCCAATACAGTTATGATGAATGAACAATCACCTGTCATTTTGGGTTACTCTGATACAGCAGAGGTAGGCGCAAAATTTGATGGCAAGGCAAAAATTCAGTCTACTATACTAATCGCACAGCCTTTTACCGCAAAGTTCAATTTTGCTGATGATATCACGATTAATGAGGACCTCATGCAAATGAAGTATTCCTCTGATTTGTATGGAGGGATTAAGGAGCAGCTTATTAGTGGACAGGAATCTTATTTTTTAGACCCGGCCGATTATGAAGTGACGTATCAATTACCTCATTCGATTATGGAACATACGATTATGTGGAAAAGTCTACAGTATCAGGTGAAGGGTAGTGCCATTAGCGCACAAATTTATAATGTCAAAACAAAGCAATATGAAGCATTTGCGCATGAGTTTTCAACAGACAATGTCAGTGATTATATTGAAAATGATCTCATTCAATTAAAATGGCATATTTCAGAAGCTGTGTATAGTGAGGATATGGCGCTGCCGATGATTGAGCTGAAAGGGGCGATGAAGCAATGATTGAATTTCAGCATGTTCATAAAAATTACGGAAAAACAAAGGCGCTGGATGATTTAACACTAACGATTGGTAAAGGGACGATTTACGGCTTTGTTGGAGCAAATGGGGCGGGTAAATCGACAGCCTTTTCGATTTTAGCAACACTCATTCCAGCAACTTCGGGTGATATTTTAGTAAATGGTAAAAGTGTGACCAATGAAGCGCATGCTGTTCGAGCAATGATTGGCTATATGCCTGACTTTTTCGGGGTCTATGATCAGTTAAAGGTAGAGGAATATTTAGATTTTTATGGCTCAGCCTATCAATTATCAGGAGAGGTAAGAGCACAGAAAATGACGGAGCTTTTGGCACTTGTACGTCTGACGGATAAGCGATTGGAATATGTGGATGATTTGTCGCGTGGGATGAAGCAGCGTTTATGCTTAGCGCGTACATTAATGCATGATCCTGATATTCTAATTTTAGATGAACCCGCGTCAGGACTTGACCCAAGAGCACGTGTAGAGATGCGAGATATTTTAAAGGATTTAAAGCGTCTTGGAAAAACGATTTGTATTTCGTCTCATATTTTGCCAGAGCTTGCGGAAATTTGTGATGAAATTGGCGTGCTACATGCAGGGAGACTGATTGCGAGTGGCAATATTGCTGAAATCCAAGCACAGCTACAAGGGGAAAAATGGGTGACGGTTTCAGTAGTTGGGGATGAGAGAAGTGCATCAGCCTTTTTTGCCAATGCCCCACAAATAGCCAATGTCACCCAACAGGGGAATACTATTTCATTTGTATTTTCAGGTGATGAATTAGCACAAGCCGCGTTATTGAAGCAGGCCATTGAAGCTGGTATTTGTGTCAGTGCGCTTGAAGTACAAAAGAAAAATTTAGAGGATGTCTTTATGGTGATTACGGAGGAGGTGGCGCAGCATGAATTTTAAAATAGCGAACCCAGTGCTATTAAAAGAGCTGAAGCAACGATTTCGAAATGCGAAAAGCTTTTCGAGTTTAGCCTTTTATTTAATCGCTTTGACGTTATTTATTATTGCGTACTTCATTATTATGTCGGGGGTATTTTCGCAGGGCTACGTGCAGCCAGAAAGTAGCTTTTTCTTATTTTGTAGCTTAACGGTATTACAAATTTTATTATTGCTATTTATGGCACCAGCATTAACAGCAGGGTCTATTAGTACCGAGCGAGAGAAGCAAACGCTGAATATTTTATTAACGACGACACAGACATCCTCCCAAATCATTGTCGGGAAGCTCATGGCATCACTTGCTTATTTAGTCGTGATGCTCATGGCGACGCTGCCAATGTATAGTATCTTGTTTTTATTCGGAGGGGTATCGCCGTGGATGCTAGTGAAAGTGTTCCTGCTGTTTTTATTGACGGTATTCGCGGTGGGGAGTGTAGGTATCTTGTTCTCAACGGTTACGAAAAAAACGATAGTGTCGATGATTTCAACTTACGGCGTGATGATCTTTTTAGCGGTATTTACATTAATCTTTTTTTTAGTAGGCATGATTAATTTTGTGGATGGCACGTCGTATTATGCGTCATATTTTTGGATTAGTATTAATCCGATTGCCGTTGCACTAAGCCTGATTGCACCGGATATTGCGCTCTCGATTAAAGAAATGACACATTTAGATTGGCCGCCAATTGCAATTTATTGTATTGTTTATACGCTCATAGGGATATTCAGCCTAGTGGTTGCTACCAAAAAGTTACGCGAAACTAAATAAAACCGTACGCAATTCGTAATTGAAGCGAATTGCGTACGGTTTCTATTGTGCCTTCAATAAATGTGGTGCTCTTTTTGCTGTCCAAGCAAATGCAAGGATAAAGCAGCTGACTAAAACGACGGTTCCTAAAATATAAGGAGAGTCAGGGTTCCAATCAAATAAAATTCCCGCAAGTGCAGGACCAAACATATTACCTAAGCTCATATAGGCATTGTTCATACCGGCTGCATAGCCTTGCTCATCACCAGCTAGCTTCGAAATGAGTGTATTGACAGCGGGACGAATAAAGGTAGTTGCGATAGAGAACAATGTAGCCACGACTAAAATAACGAAGAAGCCACTAATATAGATCGTTAGCAACATCGTAATCGCTGCAAGAAGAAGATTGACTAAAATCACTTTCATCTCGCCGAAGCGTTTGAATAATTTGTTTACTACATACATTTGCAGGACAACGCCAGCGAAGCCACCAATCGTTAAAATAATCGCAATATCTGTAGGCGTATAATCAAACTTCAAGTCTAGATAAAGCGATAATGTCGCTTGGAAGTTGGCAATACCGAAGCTAAATGTAAAGACGACGATTAAAAATACAAAATATGATGTTTTCATAGAACGGGCTAGCTGTTTAAGTAAATTCTCCCTTGGTGCAGTCACCGTTTTTGTCGATTTGACATGTGGTAAGTAAATGGCAGACAGTACAGAAGCTACTAGTGCCACAGCACCTGCTAAATAAAATGGAAAAGATAAATTGACATTGGCTAAAAAGCCGCCAACACCAGGTCCAATCATAAAGCCAAGAGACATGGCCGCACCAATCATTCCCATCCCTTTTCCGCGTTCTTCATAGGTTGTAATATCGGCAACGAATGCCATGATTGGAGGCATAATGAATGCCGCCCCAGCCCCACTTAAAAAGCGTGCTAAAAATAAAATCCAAACTTCGGATGCTAGTCCAAATAAAATTTGGGAGCAACCATATACGATAAGCCCCGCAACGATAAACATTTTACGTCCGTGCCGATCCGATAAATCACCCGCAACAGGTGAGAGTAAAAACTGTGCTAGCGCAAAGCCAGCAATTAAAAAGCCAAGCACTTGTCCACCAACGCCAAATAGTTGTAAATATGCTGGCATAACAGGCACGATAATCCCGATACCACCCATAGTAATAAACATATTAAACATCAGTAAATAAAGTGCTATTTTATTTGATTTTTGCTCCATTCACTTCAAGCCCTTCACTGAGTATTTCGATTGTGGAAATGATTAAGTCCCAATAGCATACCATATTGTAGTAGCTTTCACGATAAAAATCATCCTACAGAAGACTGAAAAGATAAGAATAATTTTTTCGAAATATGTTCGATTATAGGAGACTAATAGCGTGCGTTTTGATTCCTTTTTCGAGTCCGGTACATTTGAAAAGCATCTGAATAATTTGGGATGAGGACAAGGATTGTTTAAAGAAGCAAATTAGATAAATGATAACGAAAAATGCCGAGCAACCATTAAGCTGCTCGGCATTTTATTATTTCAGACTCATTTTAAATTCTAAGAAATATTCGTTATATTTCCCTAACCATTCAAGCCCTAAATTTTCGTATACTTCTAAAGTATCACGCTGTTCATTTGATGGATAGAAGCGCTCATCTCCAATTACTTCTTCATCCATTAATGCCCACGCAGCTTCGTTCGGGGTAGAGTAGCCAACGTAATCTGCATTTTGCGCGGCATTTTCAGGATCTAACATAAAGTTTATGAACTTATGAGCACCTTCCACATTTTTTGATGTTTTAGGAATGATCATATTATCAAAGAAGATGTTTGAGCCTTCAAATGGTGTAGCGAAATCTAATTCTTCATTTTCGTAAAGCATATCTGCCGCTTGACCAGACCAAGTAAGGGCTACAGCTGCCTCATTATTTACCATGAGCGGCGTAATTTCATCCCCGATAACGGCTTTTACATTTGGTGTTAATGAGACGAGTTTATCGGTTGCTTGACGTAAGAGCGCGTCGTCTTTAACATTTAACGATTCACCAATCGAGTTTAAGCCCATGCCGATTACTTCACGGGAGCTATCTACTAAAAATACTTTCCCTTTTAATGAAGGGTCCCATAAATCATCCCAAGATTCAAAAGTTAAATGATCCTCGATTAAGTTTGGATTATAAACAATACCAACTGTTCCCCAGAAATAAGGAATCGAATATTCATTGCCTTTATCAAAAGAGAGGTCTAAAAAATCAGAGTTAATATTTTTTAAGTTTGGTATTAGATCATGGTCTATTGGAATGAGCAAACCTTTGTCTTTCATGGATTCAATTGTGTATTCAGAAGGGACAGCGATATCATACGCTGAACCACCTTGCTCAATCTTCGTTAACATCGCTTCGTTGGAGTCGAATGTTTCATAGATGACTTTAATGCCTGTTTCATCTTCAAATTTATCAATTAAATCCGGGTCGATGTATTCGCCCCAGTTGTATACGGTTAATGAATCTTTGCTGCCCTTGCTCCCAGCTGTTTGCATTTGATCTACTGCGAAAAATAATAGGGCACAGACAATGATAATTGCAACAGTCGCTTGAACTAAATCTCTCATCGTTGTCCCTCCGATGCTGCTGATTTTGAACGTTTATTAATGAAGTAATAACCGATGACGATTAATACCGTTACGGCAAATACTAAACCGGAAATGGCATTGACTGTTAAAGAAATACCAGCACGGGCCATTGAATAGATTTCGACTGATAACGTAGAGAAACCATTCCCCGTTACGAAGAATGTAACAGCGAAATCATCTAGTGAATACGTTAATGCCATAAAGAATCCGGCAAAAATCCCAGGTGAGATGTACGGTAAAATTACGCGTGTCAACACATCACGCTTGGTTGCACCTAAGTCGCGTGCAGCATCAATAAGTGATGTATTCATTTCTAATAGCTTTGGTAAAACCATTAATACAACAATCGGTACACTGAATGCTACATGTGAAACTAATACGGAAGCAAAGCCCAGCTTAACGCCAATCATTGTGAATAAAATTAAGAAGCTTGCCCCGATGACAACGTCTGGGGAAACGATTAATACATTATTTAATGACAAGAGCATATTGCGCATTTTTTTATCTCTAATTGAAACAATGCCAATAGCACCAAGTGTTCCAATAATAGTGGCAATAAGTCCAGATAATAGGGCAACAATGACTGTGTTAAGTAAAATAATAATTAAGCGTGAATCTTCAAAGACAGCAGCATAATGCTCCCATGTGAATGATTCGAAGTTGTTCATATTGCCGCCACTATTGAATGAATAAAAAATTAAGTAAAGAATGGGCGCATAAAGTACAACAAACACAAATACTAAATACGCTTTAGAAGCGACAGTTAAGTTTTTCATTATGCGCGGCCTCCTTTAGATTTGCTTCGTGTGAATAGCATAGTAATGACCATAAATAAAATTAAGAATACAGCGATTGTCGACCCCATTCCCCAGTTTTGCGATACTAAGAATTGTTGTTCGATTGCTGTACCTAGTGTAATCACCTTGTTCCCTGCGATTAAGCGGGTAATCATGAATAATGATAATGCAGGGATGAAGGTCACTTGTATCCCTGATTTAACACCATCAATTGTTAGCGGGAAAATCACGCGACGGAATGTTGTCCAAGCGTTTGCACCAAGGTCGCGTGCAGCGTACACAAGGGATGGGTTCATTTTATCTAATGAGTTGAAAATCGGAATAATCATAAACGGAATGAAAATATAAACCGCTACGAAAATAAAGCTGAAATCCGTAAATAAAATTTGCTGTGGATCAAAGCCAAATACTTCAATCATCGCATTGATTGGACCGTATAAACCGAAGATTCCAATGAATGCGTAGGTCTTTAATAATAGGTTAATCCAAGACGGAATAATGATGAGCATTAACCATAATTGCTTATGCTTCGTTTTTGTTAATAGGTAAGCAGTAGGGTAGGCGAATAATAGCGTAAACAACGTAATTAAAAACGCATACCAGAAACTACTTAACGTCATTTTCAAATAAACCGGTGTGAAGAATTTCGCATAGTTGGCTAATGTGAAGTTACCATTTAAATCGAGTACCGAGTAATAAACGATTAATGCAATTGGCGCGATAACGAATAAAAGTATCCAAAATAAGTAAGGGATTAACGGTCCTTTTGCAGTTTTATTATTCATGTTCTTCATCCCCGTAGGCTTCTAAACGTTTGTCAAAATCTTCTTCTGTTTCGTTTAAGCGCATGACATGAATTGCTTCTGGATCAAAGTCTAATCCAATTTCTTCACCAACTTCAGCCTTTTTCAGCGAATGCACTAACCATTCATTCCCGTCATTATCGTATGTGGATAGCTCATAGTGAACACCGCGGAATAGCTGTGTATCCACCGTTACAACTAATTTACCGTTTTCGGGTTTGGTAATTTCTAAGTCTTCTGGACGGATGACGACATCAATTTTTTCATTTGGCTTCATACCGCCGTCGACACATTCGAATTCTTTTCCAGCGAATTTTACTTTGTAGTCTTCAATCATGATGCCGTCTACGATATTAGATTCACCGATGAAATCCGCTACGAATCGGTTAATTGGCTCATCATAAATGTCTACTGGCGTACCAGATTGCTTGATTTCACCGTGCGATAGAACGAAAATTTCGTCACTCATGGCTAATGCTTCTTCTTGGTCATGTGTAACAAAGATGAATGTTTTCCCAAGACGCTGCTGTAGCTCGCGCAATTCGTACTGCATTTCGGTACGTAATTTTAAGTCTAATGCTGATAGTGGCTCATCTAATAAAATCACATCAGGGTCATTGACGATGGCACGTGCAATTGCCACACGCTGACGCTGACCACCTGACATTTCCGAAATTTCACGGTTGCCATAGCCTGCTAAGTTAACAAATTTTAAAGCCTCTTGTACGCGTTCTTTCACTTCTGCTTCTTTTACTTTTTTGATGCGTAAGCCAAATGCAACGTTTTCAAAAACATTTAAGTGTGGGAATAATGCGTAATCTTGGAATACAGTATTTACGTGGCGCTCATTAGCAGGTATATCATTAATACGCTTGCCATTGAAAAATACATCGCCGGTAGTCGCATCTGTAAAGCCTGCAATAATCCTTAAAATCGTTGTTTTCCCGCACCCAGATGGCCCAAGTAATGTATAGAA containing:
- a CDS encoding DUF4350 domain-containing protein; this translates as MKKFAMLFIFLFTMFVPVIYGAAEINIDVDYGFEGKGKQDTPIAVTITIQNDERTFDGELVTTYANNYLLQSGEVIPLQLAPNEVVTKKVYINYFPNEIFDNTRGKFVYLYDESFENGDEAKAYRVTHNKPELTSYDALMIGVFGEPQLASALQQLRAIEQNQVVEIADLTIQALESIQQSEDLALFNMLFLTQDFNQLTNVQQQAILGWIQKGGQLVLAGDALGTALEPYNALTTSAATKTIRAEQLQQFTGQEGFRTALTVQEARPVQGAYSFKIDETVLATKRQMGSGALIQTAFSLSDATLNQNDHAAYLMAQLLDFELNFYTTTPESELSNTVVPVNELFASFEFSLWKIIIVFALYIFLIGPVLYYYLKRKDKREYAWWIIPTLALVVSVALFLIGAKDRIVQPQIQQMAVVKISDNAAEQYFAQSLLSNRSGDYAFHLSNDMNVASYTGYSTGTRDFPNGRWSYVKQQQDDKQLTVKNVPYWDVESIVGSGTIDIGKLDIQLANENGIVTGTIRNELTTDLNDVQIWTGRQFIELGAIKQGEIMQVNEKLPSSLLIPSMLPVETYYETPTPAHIEEARKKRLVGLANTVMMNEQSPVILGYSDTAEVGAKFDGKAKIQSTILIAQPFTAKFNFADDITINEDLMQMKYSSDLYGGIKEQLISGQESYFLDPADYEVTYQLPHSIMEHTIMWKSLQYQVKGSAISAQIYNVKTKQYEAFAHEFSTDNVSDYIENDLIQLKWHISEAVYSEDMALPMIELKGAMKQ
- a CDS encoding ABC transporter ATP-binding protein, which gives rise to MIEFQHVHKNYGKTKALDDLTLTIGKGTIYGFVGANGAGKSTAFSILATLIPATSGDILVNGKSVTNEAHAVRAMIGYMPDFFGVYDQLKVEEYLDFYGSAYQLSGEVRAQKMTELLALVRLTDKRLEYVDDLSRGMKQRLCLARTLMHDPDILILDEPASGLDPRARVEMRDILKDLKRLGKTICISSHILPELAEICDEIGVLHAGRLIASGNIAEIQAQLQGEKWVTVSVVGDERSASAFFANAPQIANVTQQGNTISFVFSGDELAQAALLKQAIEAGICVSALEVQKKNLEDVFMVITEEVAQHEF
- a CDS encoding ABC transporter permease → MNFKIANPVLLKELKQRFRNAKSFSSLAFYLIALTLFIIAYFIIMSGVFSQGYVQPESSFFLFCSLTVLQILLLLFMAPALTAGSISTEREKQTLNILLTTTQTSSQIIVGKLMASLAYLVVMLMATLPMYSILFLFGGVSPWMLVKVFLLFLLTVFAVGSVGILFSTVTKKTIVSMISTYGVMIFLAVFTLIFFLVGMINFVDGTSYYASYFWISINPIAVALSLIAPDIALSIKEMTHLDWPPIAIYCIVYTLIGIFSLVVATKKLRETK
- a CDS encoding MFS transporter, with the protein product MEQKSNKIALYLLMFNMFITMGGIGIIVPVMPAYLQLFGVGGQVLGFLIAGFALAQFLLSPVAGDLSDRHGRKMFIVAGLIVYGCSQILFGLASEVWILFLARFLSGAGAAFIMPPIMAFVADITTYEERGKGMGMIGAAMSLGFMIGPGVGGFLANVNLSFPFYLAGAVALVASVLSAIYLPHVKSTKTVTAPRENLLKQLARSMKTSYFVFLIVVFTFSFGIANFQATLSLYLDLKFDYTPTDIAIILTIGGFAGVVLQMYVVNKLFKRFGEMKVILVNLLLAAITMLLTIYISGFFVILVVATLFSIATTFIRPAVNTLISKLAGDEQGYAAGMNNAYMSLGNMFGPALAGILFDWNPDSPYILGTVVLVSCFILAFAWTAKRAPHLLKAQ
- a CDS encoding ABC transporter substrate-binding protein, yielding MRDLVQATVAIIIVCALLFFAVDQMQTAGSKGSKDSLTVYNWGEYIDPDLIDKFEDETGIKVIYETFDSNEAMLTKIEQGGSAYDIAVPSEYTIESMKDKGLLIPIDHDLIPNLKNINSDFLDLSFDKGNEYSIPYFWGTVGIVYNPNLIEDHLTFESWDDLWDPSLKGKVFLVDSSREVIGMGLNSIGESLNVKDDALLRQATDKLVSLTPNVKAVIGDEITPLMVNNEAAVALTWSGQAADMLYENEELDFATPFEGSNIFFDNMIIPKTSKNVEGAHKFINFMLDPENAAQNADYVGYSTPNEAAWALMDEEVIGDERFYPSNEQRDTLEVYENLGLEWLGKYNEYFLEFKMSLK
- a CDS encoding ABC transporter permease, which encodes MKNLTVASKAYLVFVFVVLYAPILYLIFYSFNSGGNMNNFESFTWEHYAAVFEDSRLIIILLNTVIVALLSGLIATIIGTLGAIGIVSIRDKKMRNMLLSLNNVLIVSPDVVIGASFLILFTMIGVKLGFASVLVSHVAFSVPIVVLMVLPKLLEMNTSLIDAARDLGATKRDVLTRVILPYISPGIFAGFFMALTYSLDDFAVTFFVTGNGFSTLSVEIYSMARAGISLTVNAISGLVFAVTVLIVIGYYFINKRSKSAASEGQR
- a CDS encoding ABC transporter permease, with translation MNNKTAKGPLIPYLFWILLFVIAPIALIVYYSVLDLNGNFTLANYAKFFTPVYLKMTLSSFWYAFLITLFTLLFAYPTAYLLTKTKHKQLWLMLIIIPSWINLLLKTYAFIGIFGLYGPINAMIEVFGFDPQQILFTDFSFIFVAVYIFIPFMIIPIFNSLDKMNPSLVYAARDLGANAWTTFRRVIFPLTIDGVKSGIQVTFIPALSLFMITRLIAGNKVITLGTAIEQQFLVSQNWGMGSTIAVFLILFMVITMLFTRSKSKGGRA
- a CDS encoding ABC transporter ATP-binding protein; translated protein: MDNMIIRFENVTKSYDDGTVVLKNINFELERGKFYTLLGPSGCGKTTILRIIAGFTDATTGDVFFNGKRINDIPANERHVNTVFQDYALFPHLNVFENVAFGLRIKKVKEAEVKERVQEALKFVNLAGYGNREISEMSGGQRQRVAIARAIVNDPDVILLDEPLSALDLKLRTEMQYELRELQQRLGKTFIFVTHDQEEALAMSDEIFVLSHGEIKQSGTPVDIYDEPINRFVADFIGESNIVDGIMIEDYKVKFAGKEFECVDGGMKPNEKIDVVIRPEDLEITKPENGKLVVTVDTQLFRGVHYELSTYDNDGNEWLVHSLKKAEVGEEIGLDFDPEAIHVMRLNETEEDFDKRLEAYGDEEHE